In the Solanum pennellii chromosome 5, SPENNV200 genome, one interval contains:
- the LOC107018501 gene encoding phytanoyl-CoA dioxygenase, which produces MVVIEGNLSSEQLQFFDSNGYLVLESFASQEEIQSMRKRMEELLDEFDCSSDTSVFSTKNQQQTTNDHFFESAEKISFFWEEKAFDEDRNLKQPKQLSINKVGHALHEKDAVFNKFSSSGKVSSMLRSLGYQRPVVIQSMYIFKQPGIGGEVVPHQDNSFLYTEPTTCTGLWLALEDATIVNGCLWAIPGSHKNGLVRRFLRDESGVHFDKPSPCYNQEDFVSLEVKAGSLVVIHGDLIHQSFENQSSKSRHAYSLHVVDTNGCKWAEDNWIRRNVDPEPLFSS; this is translated from the exons ATGGTGGTTATTGAAGGAAACCTCAGTTCAGAGCAGCTTCAGTTCTTTGATTCTAATGGGTATTTGGTGTTAGAATCATTTGCAAGCCAAGAAGAGATCCAGTCTATGAGGAAGAGAATGGAAGAGTTGCTTGATGAGTTTGATTGTTCTTCAGATACTTCTGTTTTTTCTACCAAGAATCAa CAACAAACGACTAATGATCACTTCTTTGAAAGTGCtgagaagatttcattcttctgGGAAG AGAAAGCATTTGATGAAGATAGAAACCTGAAGCAGCCAAAGCAACTCTCAATAAATAAAGTTGGGCACG CTCTTCATGAAAAAGATGCTGTATTTAATAAGTTCTCTAGCTCAGGCAAAGTCTCAAGCATGTTGCGGTCCTTGGGTTACCAGAGGCCAGTAGTCATTCAATCAATGTACATATTTAAG CAACCCGGTATTGGGGGTGAAGTGGTGCCGCACCAAGATAACTCTTTTCTGTACACTGAACCAACAACATGCACTGGCTTGTGGCTAGCTTTAGAGGATGCAACAATTGTAAATGGCTGTCTATGGGCTATACCAGGGTCCCACAAAA ATGGCCTTGTGAGGAGATTCCTTAGAGATGAAAGTGGGGTTCATTTTGATAAGCCATCTCCATGCTATAACCAGGAAGATTTCGTTTCACTTGAAGTAAAAGCTGGATCTTTGGTAGTCATTCACGGAGATCTTATTCACCAGAG TTTTGAGAACCAGTCTTCAAAGTCACGACATGCATACAGTTTACATGTGGTGGATACTAATGGCTGCAAATGGGCAGAAGACAATTG GATTAGAAGAAATGTAGATCCAGAGCCCTTGTTCAGTTCTTGA